A stretch of Ligilactobacillus faecis DNA encodes these proteins:
- a CDS encoding nucleobase:cation symporter-2 family protein, with amino-acid sequence MKKTTNGQAALLGLQHLLAMYSGAVAVPLLIGTALGFNSAQMTYLVSIDIFMCGLATLLQLMRNRYFGIGLPVVLGCAIQAVEPLKMIGQHFTIQTMYGAIIVAGIFVCLVAGQFSKVKRLFPPVVTGTLITVIGLTLIPIAVQNIGGGTSTAKDFGSLTNITLGFLTVILILAIQVFAKGFLSSIAVLLGLIVGSLVAALLGVVSLEPLKEAAWFHVPQPFYFGVPHFEWSSSVTMIIIALVSMVESTGVYFALGDILNKKITEKDLKLGYRAEGLAVVLGGIFNTFPYTTFSQNVGLLELSGIKTRKPIYWSAILLMLLGLLPKAGALATMIPTPVLGGAMLVMFAMISVQGIRILANVDFADQRNILIVAVSLGLGLGVSIYPTIFQALPKTLQLFLGNGIVVASLASVLLNLCFKGKAGLLVDEVSLRAKEAQEVGQKMGQSK; translated from the coding sequence ATGAAAAAAACAACTAATGGACAAGCCGCGCTTTTAGGCCTGCAGCATTTATTAGCAATGTATTCAGGTGCAGTTGCTGTGCCACTTTTGATCGGAACAGCTTTAGGTTTCAATAGTGCCCAAATGACGTACCTTGTTTCGATCGATATCTTTATGTGTGGTCTAGCTACACTTTTACAATTGATGCGTAATCGTTATTTTGGGATCGGACTTCCGGTCGTCTTAGGGTGTGCGATCCAAGCCGTTGAACCGTTAAAGATGATCGGGCAACACTTTACGATCCAAACGATGTATGGTGCGATCATCGTAGCTGGGATCTTTGTATGTTTGGTCGCAGGTCAGTTTTCAAAAGTCAAACGCCTCTTTCCCCCTGTTGTGACAGGGACTTTGATCACAGTGATCGGACTGACTTTGATCCCGATCGCGGTGCAAAATATCGGAGGTGGCACGAGCACGGCTAAAGACTTTGGTTCATTGACGAATATCACCCTGGGTTTTTTGACGGTCATCTTGATCTTAGCGATCCAAGTCTTTGCTAAAGGTTTTTTAAGTTCGATCGCCGTTTTGTTAGGTTTGATCGTGGGAAGTTTAGTGGCTGCACTTTTAGGGGTCGTTTCGCTTGAACCGTTAAAAGAAGCGGCGTGGTTCCATGTTCCCCAACCTTTTTACTTTGGTGTGCCCCATTTTGAATGGTCTTCTTCAGTAACGATGATCATTATTGCTTTAGTTTCAATGGTTGAATCGACAGGTGTTTATTTTGCTTTAGGCGATATTTTAAATAAAAAGATCACTGAAAAAGATCTAAAACTAGGCTATCGCGCCGAAGGGCTGGCAGTTGTTTTAGGGGGGATCTTTAATACTTTTCCATATACGACGTTTTCACAAAATGTTGGTCTATTAGAACTTTCAGGGATCAAGACTCGGAAACCGATCTATTGGTCAGCTATTTTATTGATGTTACTAGGTCTTTTACCTAAAGCTGGTGCCTTGGCAACGATGATCCCAACTCCAGTATTAGGTGGAGCGATGTTAGTGATGTTTGCGATGATCAGTGTGCAAGGGATCAGGATCTTAGCCAATGTTGATTTTGCCGATCAAAGAAATATTTTGATCGTTGCTGTCTCGCTAGGGTTAGGCCTTGGCGTTTCGATCTATCCCACGATCTTCCAAGCGTTACCTAAAACACTACAATTATTTTTAGGAAATGGGATCGTTGTTGCTAGTTTGGCTTCTGTTTTATTGAATCTATGTTTCAAAGGCAAAGCGGGTCTTTTAGTCGATGAGGTTTCTTTGCGGGCTAAAGAAGCACAAGAAGTTGGACAAAAAATGGGCCAAAGTAAGTAA
- a CDS encoding ATP-grasp domain-containing protein: MKNDILFPGDTLGIIGGNPNGIMLARAAKKLGFQVIVYCADESNPVLNEADVKIVGKLRERTKLQDFAQRCDVVTYTSESIDVEAVKFLSQFTKVPQGSDTLEITQDRLLERAFFEQLNINVAPYATIVSLDDIYQAVTSIGYPCVLKPIQKGFGKHRKQLIQKQTDIAKCADIIDLGTYILESWIPYEKEISVTLARDVEGNLTYFPFAQDTYRDHHLHATLVPAEVDGDVLNEIKRLTGLIVEGLDYVGILQAEFFLTKAGALYIKRIVPALHPSGYVFDKATDVSMFEQHLRALAQMPLSQPKFVTPVEMVMVETKDLASLRTQWVLKKNWHYNYFRYPKSLHPVEVEGYILVTGDDRKDIAQQVEATGIWDEIETTEK, encoded by the coding sequence ATGAAAAATGATATTTTATTCCCTGGGGATACGCTCGGGATCATCGGCGGAAATCCAAATGGGATCATGTTAGCTCGAGCAGCTAAAAAACTTGGTTTTCAAGTGATCGTTTACTGTGCCGATGAAAGCAATCCTGTTTTGAATGAAGCCGACGTAAAGATCGTTGGAAAGTTACGTGAGCGCACGAAGCTACAGGATTTTGCGCAACGATGTGATGTCGTGACTTATACTTCGGAAAGTATCGATGTTGAAGCTGTCAAATTTTTGAGCCAGTTCACAAAAGTTCCTCAAGGAAGTGATACACTTGAGATCACACAAGATCGTTTACTAGAACGAGCTTTCTTTGAACAGCTAAATATCAATGTTGCACCATATGCTACGATCGTTAGTTTAGACGATATCTACCAAGCGGTGACTTCGATCGGTTATCCATGTGTGTTAAAACCGATCCAAAAGGGATTTGGTAAACACCGTAAGCAGCTCATCCAAAAACAAACAGATATCGCCAAATGTGCCGATATTATCGATTTAGGGACTTATATTTTAGAATCATGGATCCCTTATGAAAAAGAGATCTCAGTCACATTAGCGCGCGATGTTGAAGGGAATTTGACTTACTTCCCATTTGCACAAGATACTTATCGTGATCATCATTTACATGCGACTCTTGTTCCGGCTGAGGTCGATGGTGATGTTTTAAACGAGATCAAGCGTTTGACGGGCTTGATCGTTGAGGGCTTAGACTACGTTGGGATCTTACAAGCTGAGTTCTTTTTGACTAAGGCTGGAGCGCTTTATATCAAACGGATCGTGCCGGCTTTGCATCCTTCGGGATATGTCTTTGATAAGGCAACTGATGTATCGATGTTTGAACAGCATTTACGTGCGCTAGCCCAGATGCCTTTGAGTCAGCCGAAATTTGTCACACCAGTAGAGATGGTCATGGTCGAGACTAAAGATCTTGCATCTTTACGCACACAATGGGTCTTGAAGAAAAACTGGCACTATAATTATTTCCGTTATCCCAAATCACTTCATCCAGTCGAAGTCGAAGGTTATATTTTAGTGACAGGGGATGACCGAAAAGATATTGCCCAACAAGTTGAGGCGACTGGGATCTGGGATGAGATCGAAACAACTGAAAAATAG
- the pcrA gene encoding DNA helicase PcrA, with the protein MNEKQAEAVACTEGPLLIMAGAGSGKTRVLTHRVAYLIEEKNVNPWNILAITFTNKAAREMRERINNLIQEGAEDIWVSTFHALCVRILRRDAEKIGYDRNFTIASTSEQRTLMKHILVDNLNVDVKKYDPRSVLSAISNAKNELKTPAELKKEATDPFALIVSDAYALYQEQLQNNQAFDFDDLIMQTIRLFEESPETLAFYQHKFHYIHVDEYQDTNEAQYQLVSLLAKEYRNLCVVGDADQSIYGWRGANMENILNFEEDYPDATVIKLEQNYRSTKTILQAANEVIENNVNRKVKTLWTENNAGEKIHYYRASNANDEAYYVVKQIQAKMRKNAEKYGDFAVLYRTNAQSRVIEETFVKANIPYKLVGAHRFYDRKEILDILAYLRLAANPNDSMSFMRVANEPKRGIGATSLTKLQNFAEMNGLSLIEAAENVVMTEVSGKAAKQLENFASLIRRFNEFEKSKNITELTEIILDESGYKESLRIKNTLEDQSRLENLEEFLSVTKQFDENWQPEEEESDPFVDFLADLALVSDQDSVEEEADEVTLMTLHAAKGLEFPTVFLMGLEEGIFPLSRATFDENELEEERRLAYVGITRAEEELYLTNALSRMLYGRRQSNPASRFVDEISDELLIHEGETLESYVGQNKSTLNVPFEKKHYRKPAGTVEKATGTGADKKQWNIGDKVEHKAWGIGTVVKVSGSGEESELDIAFAGQGIKRLLAAFAPITKI; encoded by the coding sequence ATGAATGAAAAACAAGCCGAAGCTGTAGCCTGTACAGAAGGTCCGTTACTGATCATGGCAGGAGCAGGTAGTGGTAAGACTCGTGTCTTGACACATCGGGTAGCCTACTTGATCGAAGAAAAAAATGTAAATCCTTGGAATATTTTAGCCATTACTTTTACCAATAAAGCTGCACGTGAGATGCGGGAACGGATCAATAATTTGATCCAAGAAGGGGCTGAGGACATTTGGGTCTCGACTTTTCATGCCTTATGCGTCAGGATCTTACGTCGAGATGCTGAAAAGATCGGCTACGATCGGAACTTTACGATCGCTAGTACAAGTGAACAGCGCACGCTGATGAAGCATATTTTAGTTGATAATTTAAATGTCGATGTAAAAAAATATGATCCACGCTCTGTTTTGAGTGCGATCTCAAATGCTAAAAATGAATTGAAAACACCAGCTGAACTCAAAAAAGAAGCAACAGATCCATTTGCTCTGATAGTCAGTGATGCATATGCCTTATATCAAGAACAATTACAAAATAATCAAGCTTTTGATTTTGATGATCTGATCATGCAAACGATCCGCCTATTTGAAGAATCACCGGAAACACTTGCTTTTTACCAACATAAGTTTCACTATATCCACGTCGATGAATATCAAGATACAAATGAAGCTCAGTACCAACTTGTTAGTTTGCTAGCCAAAGAATATCGCAATCTTTGTGTTGTCGGGGATGCTGATCAAAGTATCTATGGTTGGCGGGGCGCTAACATGGAAAATATCCTGAACTTTGAAGAAGACTATCCCGATGCTACGGTGATCAAATTAGAGCAAAATTACCGCTCAACTAAGACGATCCTCCAAGCAGCTAACGAAGTGATCGAAAATAACGTCAACCGAAAAGTTAAGACATTGTGGACTGAAAATAATGCTGGTGAAAAGATCCATTATTACCGGGCAAGCAATGCAAATGATGAAGCTTATTATGTTGTCAAACAGATCCAAGCTAAAATGCGCAAAAATGCGGAAAAATATGGTGATTTTGCTGTGCTTTATCGGACGAATGCCCAGTCACGTGTGATCGAAGAAACTTTTGTCAAAGCTAATATCCCTTATAAATTAGTCGGAGCGCATCGTTTCTATGATCGCAAAGAGATCTTAGATATTTTGGCCTACTTGCGTCTAGCAGCCAATCCGAATGATTCAATGAGTTTTATGCGTGTTGCTAATGAACCAAAGCGTGGGATCGGAGCGACAAGTTTGACGAAATTGCAAAATTTTGCTGAGATGAACGGCCTGTCGCTGATCGAAGCAGCTGAAAATGTTGTAATGACTGAGGTGAGTGGTAAAGCTGCTAAGCAACTTGAAAATTTTGCAAGCTTGATCCGGCGCTTCAATGAATTTGAAAAGAGTAAAAATATCACAGAATTGACTGAGATCATTTTAGATGAATCAGGTTACAAAGAAAGCTTACGCATAAAAAATACTTTAGAAGACCAAAGTCGTTTAGAAAACTTAGAGGAGTTTCTTTCAGTTACAAAACAATTTGATGAAAATTGGCAGCCAGAGGAAGAAGAGAGCGATCCATTCGTTGACTTCTTAGCTGACTTAGCTTTAGTTTCAGACCAAGATAGTGTTGAGGAAGAAGCAGACGAGGTAACTTTGATGACTTTGCATGCGGCTAAAGGGCTTGAATTTCCGACGGTTTTCTTGATGGGATTAGAAGAAGGGATCTTCCCGCTCAGTCGCGCTACTTTTGATGAAAATGAATTGGAAGAAGAAAGACGTTTAGCCTATGTGGGGATCACTCGGGCTGAAGAAGAGCTTTATTTGACGAATGCTTTATCCCGAATGCTTTATGGGCGTCGACAAAGCAATCCAGCTTCACGTTTTGTCGATGAGATCTCAGACGAATTATTGATCCATGAAGGAGAAACGCTTGAAAGTTATGTTGGTCAAAATAAGAGTACGCTAAACGTCCCATTTGAAAAGAAGCATTATCGTAAACCAGCTGGAACAGTTGAAAAAGCAACTGGAACAGGGGCAGATAAAAAACAATGGAATATCGGTGATAAAGTCGAGCATAAGGCTTGGGGGATCGGAACGGTCGTCAAAGTCAGTGGCAGTGGCGAAGAAAGTGAACTCGATATCGCTTTTGCTGGTCAAGGGATCAAACGTCTTTTAGCAGCTTTTGCACCGATCACAAAGATCTAA
- a CDS encoding CamS family sex pheromone protein, with product MKKKYLALASICAGTLFLAACGNLGSSGTTDSVSQATQQSTKGYQTTGQTDDSDYQGVIENGRYLTSKARGVGITQNSENMLNLKSFENGLTTLSKEQFPTKDYIFREGQLLSKATVTDWLGRKSKDDPTGLNPEDNGEKDADKRNPIYVQQIEEQDYMQEKDGKLTLAGITIGIGMNRKDYYQKEEYGAMYTTDISKEKMVEEGKKAAAEVLKRVRKLDGASDVPIMICMYEQAPNDSLVGGSFYAYSVTDSGDTLGKWKDTDLRSSVLPATATSSAINDNDESSFEAFKNKTQSFFPNLAGVTARAKYKDKTLQELHVNITTQFYSETEIRSFTQFVAKMAKTYLPGGIPIDITIKGSDGTVQAFLARETGNSSFYTHVFAE from the coding sequence GTGAAAAAAAAGTATTTAGCATTGGCTAGTATTTGTGCAGGGACTTTATTTTTAGCTGCCTGTGGTAATTTAGGAAGTAGTGGGACAACAGATTCTGTTAGTCAAGCGACACAGCAGTCGACCAAAGGATATCAAACGACAGGACAAACAGATGATTCTGACTATCAAGGTGTGATCGAAAATGGGCGTTATTTGACAAGTAAAGCTCGTGGTGTTGGGATCACTCAAAATTCAGAAAATATGTTGAATTTAAAAAGTTTTGAAAATGGCTTGACGACGCTCTCTAAAGAGCAATTTCCGACTAAAGACTATATTTTCCGCGAAGGTCAACTTTTAAGTAAAGCTACCGTTACAGATTGGCTTGGACGTAAATCAAAAGATGATCCGACTGGTCTGAATCCTGAAGATAATGGGGAAAAAGATGCCGATAAGCGTAATCCGATCTATGTACAACAGATCGAAGAACAAGATTATATGCAAGAAAAAGATGGTAAATTAACTTTAGCAGGGATCACGATCGGGATCGGAATGAACCGTAAAGATTACTACCAAAAAGAAGAATACGGTGCAATGTATACGACTGATATCTCAAAAGAAAAGATGGTCGAAGAAGGGAAAAAAGCAGCTGCTGAAGTTTTAAAACGCGTGCGAAAACTAGATGGAGCGTCTGATGTTCCGATCATGATCTGTATGTATGAACAAGCCCCAAATGATAGTTTAGTGGGTGGTTCATTTTATGCATATAGTGTAACTGACAGTGGTGATACACTTGGTAAGTGGAAGGATACTGATCTGCGCTCTTCAGTCTTGCCGGCGACTGCTACAAGTAGTGCGATCAATGACAACGATGAGAGTTCTTTTGAAGCCTTCAAAAACAAGACTCAGAGCTTCTTCCCTAATTTAGCGGGAGTAACTGCTCGGGCTAAATATAAAGATAAGACCTTACAAGAGTTGCATGTTAATATCACAACGCAATTTTACAGCGAGACGGAGATCAGAAGCTTCACGCAATTTGTTGCGAAAATGGCAAAAACTTATCTTCCAGGTGGGATCCCGATCGATATTACGATCAAAGGGTCAGATGGAACAGTTCAAGCCTTTTTAGCACGGGAAACTGGAAATAGTAGCTTTTATACTCACGTTTTTGCTGAATAA
- a CDS encoding xanthine phosphoribosyltransferase has product MELLEERIRQDGLVLPGNVLKVNQFLNHQIDPQLMYAIGQEFARLFAPEKITKILTVEASGIAPAIMAGLVLNVPVVFARKKKPSTLNDDVYTAEVYSYTKQVTNTISVDQKFLSATDHVLVIDDFLANGQAVNGLLEICRQAQVQIVGVGIVVEKSFQEGAKLIKDQGVRLESLARIASFEGDKVHFVGETDEKNN; this is encoded by the coding sequence GTGGAATTATTAGAAGAACGGATCAGACAAGATGGTCTAGTTTTACCAGGCAATGTTTTGAAAGTGAATCAATTTTTGAATCATCAGATCGATCCGCAGTTGATGTATGCGATCGGTCAAGAATTTGCGCGTTTATTTGCACCTGAAAAGATCACTAAGATCTTGACAGTCGAAGCTTCTGGCATTGCACCAGCGATCATGGCTGGGCTTGTGTTGAATGTTCCGGTCGTTTTTGCACGTAAGAAAAAGCCAAGTACATTGAATGATGATGTGTATACCGCTGAAGTTTACTCATATACAAAACAAGTGACGAATACGATCAGTGTCGATCAAAAATTTTTGTCGGCAACTGACCACGTTTTAGTGATCGATGATTTTTTAGCTAATGGTCAGGCGGTAAATGGACTCCTTGAGATCTGTCGGCAAGCACAAGTCCAGATCGTAGGTGTTGGGATCGTCGTGGAAAAATCTTTCCAAGAAGGAGCAAAATTGATCAAAGATCAAGGCGTTCGCTTAGAATCACTAGCTAGGATCGCTTCTTTTGAAGGCGATAAAGTACACTTTGTGGGGGAAACTGATGAAAAAAACAACTAA
- the ligA gene encoding NAD-dependent DNA ligase LigA gives MEAKEQQEIVTLRERLTKWSKEYYELDRPTVEDHVYDQAYRRLVELEAKYPESITADSPTRRVGGQVANGFEKVTHSIPMLSLGDVFSKAELAEFVKKLTESIGETVAFDCELKIDGLAISLVYEKGVLVKGSTRGNGLIGEDITANLKTIKAIPQRLSEPIDVEVRGECYMPKKAFVNLNQSREAEGRSVFANPRNAAAGSLRQLDTAETKKRQLSVFMYYLMEPEKFGITTQSQALAQLKTWGFPVNEEAKVTADLTEIERYLDEYQTKRADLPYEIDGIVLKADPFSVQAELGNTVKVPRWAIAYKFPPDEQETIVRQIEWTVGRTGVVTPTAVMDPVVLAGTTVSRASLHNPDYLQQKDIRIGDTVKLHKAGDIIPEISEVVLAKRPKDAEVYQIPTVCPECGAKLVHLDDEAALRCIDPQCPALVKESLTHFASRNAMNIEGLGPKIIEQLFDKGLIKDASGLYFLTFEELLTLEKFKERAANNLLQAIEQSKQNSLERLLFGLGIRHVGAKAALILAENFQEIEQLRQAKFEDIIKLDSIGEKIADSVVTYFKNEQVTELLAEFKRAGVNLSFLGQTRAEKAQLVQDDPLNGLTVVLTGKLTNITRSEAKTLLEAHGAKVTGSVSKKTDLVIAGADAGSKLVKAQDLGIKVIDEAEFLRQTEEK, from the coding sequence ATGGAAGCTAAGGAACAACAAGAGATCGTTACTCTCAGAGAGAGACTGACCAAGTGGAGCAAAGAATATTACGAATTAGATCGTCCAACAGTTGAAGATCATGTCTACGATCAAGCTTATCGACGTTTAGTTGAACTTGAGGCTAAATATCCTGAAAGCATAACGGCAGATTCGCCGACTCGACGTGTTGGAGGACAAGTTGCAAATGGTTTTGAAAAAGTTACCCATTCGATCCCGATGCTTTCATTAGGTGATGTTTTTTCGAAGGCCGAGTTAGCTGAATTCGTCAAAAAATTGACTGAAAGCATAGGTGAAACAGTTGCTTTTGATTGCGAATTGAAGATCGATGGTTTAGCGATCTCTTTAGTTTATGAAAAAGGTGTTTTAGTCAAAGGTTCAACACGTGGAAATGGTTTGATCGGTGAAGATATCACAGCTAATTTGAAAACCATCAAGGCGATCCCACAACGTTTGTCCGAGCCAATCGATGTTGAAGTTCGCGGTGAATGCTATATGCCTAAAAAGGCTTTCGTCAATTTGAACCAAAGCCGTGAAGCAGAAGGACGCTCTGTTTTTGCTAATCCGCGGAACGCAGCAGCTGGCTCATTGCGTCAATTAGATACAGCTGAGACTAAAAAACGCCAATTAAGTGTTTTTATGTATTATTTGATGGAACCAGAAAAATTTGGGATCACAACTCAAAGTCAAGCGCTGGCTCAATTAAAAACTTGGGGGTTTCCAGTCAACGAAGAGGCGAAAGTGACTGCGGATCTGACTGAGATCGAACGCTACTTAGATGAATATCAAACTAAAAGGGCCGATTTACCTTATGAGATCGATGGGATCGTTTTGAAAGCAGATCCTTTCTCAGTTCAAGCTGAGTTAGGGAATACAGTCAAAGTTCCACGCTGGGCGATCGCCTATAAATTTCCCCCAGATGAACAAGAAACGATCGTGCGTCAGATCGAATGGACGGTCGGACGCACAGGGGTCGTGACGCCGACTGCTGTGATGGATCCAGTGGTTTTAGCGGGAACAACGGTATCGCGGGCTTCATTGCATAATCCTGATTACTTGCAACAAAAAGACATTCGGATCGGGGATACTGTCAAATTGCATAAAGCTGGCGATATCATTCCCGAGATCTCAGAAGTCGTCTTAGCTAAACGCCCTAAAGATGCTGAAGTTTATCAGATCCCGACGGTCTGTCCAGAATGTGGTGCTAAATTAGTTCATTTAGACGATGAAGCGGCCTTGCGTTGTATCGATCCTCAGTGCCCAGCTTTAGTAAAAGAAAGTTTGACGCATTTTGCTTCGCGAAATGCGATGAATATTGAAGGCTTAGGTCCAAAGATCATCGAACAACTTTTTGATAAAGGCTTGATCAAAGATGCTTCTGGTCTTTACTTCTTGACCTTTGAAGAGCTCTTGACACTTGAAAAATTCAAGGAGCGTGCTGCCAATAATTTATTACAAGCGATCGAACAAAGTAAGCAAAACTCTTTAGAACGTTTATTATTTGGTTTAGGGATCCGCCATGTCGGGGCGAAAGCGGCTTTGATCTTAGCTGAGAATTTCCAAGAGATCGAACAACTGAGACAGGCAAAATTTGAAGATATTATTAAATTAGACTCGATCGGTGAAAAAATTGCTGATTCGGTTGTAACATATTTTAAAAACGAACAAGTTACAGAACTCTTAGCTGAGTTCAAGCGTGCTGGGGTAAATTTGAGCTTTTTAGGTCAAACTAGAGCTGAAAAAGCACAACTTGTTCAAGATGATCCGCTAAACGGTCTAACTGTCGTTTTGACAGGTAAGCTTACCAATATTACACGCTCAGAAGCTAAAACGCTCTTAGAAGCACATGGAGCTAAAGTTACCGGAAGTGTTTCTAAGAAGACCGATCTTGTGATCGCCGGCGCTGATGCAGGTAGTAAGCTGGTCAAAGCGCAAGACCTTGGGATCAAAGTTATCGATGAAGCAGAATTTCTAAGGCAAACGGAGGAAAAATGA
- the gatA gene encoding Asp-tRNA(Asn)/Glu-tRNA(Gln) amidotransferase subunit GatA, translating to MDYFTNDLTSLHESLVKKELSVTELTKKTFETIAQRDQKIGAFLTLNEEKAIEQAQALDANGFDQNNVLAGIPIAIKDNIVTKDLRTTAASKILGNFDPIYDATVMEKLAAAQMINVGKLNMDEFAMGGSTETSAFKITKNAWDQTKVPGGSSGGSAAAVASGQVLAALGSDTGGSIRQPAAYNGIVGVKPTYGRVSRYGLIAFASSLDQIGPLTRTVKDNAYVLNAISGHDSRDFTSSTREVPDFTKGLDGDIKGMKIAVPREYMGEGVASEVKEAIKEALKTFEKLGATVEEVSLPYSKYGVPVYYIIASSEASSNLQRFDGIRYGFRAQDVKNLEDVYVRSRSEGFGDEVKRRIMLGTFSLSAGTYDAFFKKAAQVRTLICQDFANVFKDYDLILGPTAPTTAYGLGDEIDDPITMYMNDILTIPVNLAGLPGMSLPAGFANGLPIGMQLIAPQFREDTLYKAGYAFEQATDFHKQVPMIGGKN from the coding sequence ATGGATTATTTTACAAACGATCTGACGAGCTTGCATGAAAGCTTAGTAAAAAAAGAACTCAGTGTTACAGAACTAACAAAGAAAACTTTTGAAACGATCGCACAACGTGATCAAAAGATCGGAGCTTTTTTGACCTTAAACGAAGAAAAAGCTATAGAACAAGCTCAAGCTTTGGATGCTAATGGTTTTGATCAAAATAATGTGTTAGCAGGGATCCCGATCGCGATCAAAGACAATATCGTTACAAAAGATCTGCGAACGACAGCGGCAAGTAAGATCCTCGGTAATTTCGATCCGATCTATGACGCAACAGTCATGGAGAAATTAGCTGCTGCACAAATGATCAATGTTGGTAAACTCAACATGGATGAATTTGCGATGGGGGGATCGACTGAAACTTCAGCTTTTAAAATAACAAAGAATGCTTGGGATCAAACTAAAGTTCCAGGTGGTTCTTCGGGTGGTTCGGCGGCAGCTGTTGCTTCAGGACAAGTTTTAGCTGCCTTAGGTTCTGATACTGGTGGTTCGATCCGCCAACCAGCAGCTTATAACGGGATCGTTGGGGTCAAACCAACTTACGGTCGTGTGTCTCGTTACGGTCTGATCGCATTTGCTTCAAGTTTAGATCAGATCGGACCTTTGACTCGAACAGTCAAAGATAATGCTTACGTTTTGAATGCGATCAGTGGACATGACAGTCGTGACTTTACAAGTTCAACGCGGGAAGTTCCTGATTTTACCAAAGGACTTGATGGCGATATCAAAGGAATGAAGATCGCAGTTCCACGTGAATATATGGGTGAAGGGGTCGCTTCAGAAGTTAAAGAAGCGATCAAAGAAGCGCTCAAGACGTTTGAAAAATTAGGTGCAACTGTTGAAGAAGTATCTTTACCGTATAGTAAATATGGGGTACCAGTTTACTACATCATCGCGTCTTCAGAAGCTTCGTCTAACTTACAACGCTTTGATGGGATCCGCTATGGCTTCCGTGCTCAAGACGTTAAAAACTTAGAAGATGTTTATGTACGTTCACGTTCTGAAGGCTTTGGTGATGAAGTAAAACGGCGGATCATGTTAGGGACGTTCTCGCTTTCAGCTGGGACTTATGATGCATTCTTTAAGAAAGCGGCTCAAGTTCGGACATTGATCTGCCAAGATTTTGCTAATGTCTTTAAAGACTATGATCTGATCTTAGGACCAACAGCTCCAACAACCGCTTACGGTCTAGGGGATGAGATCGATGATCCGATCACAATGTACATGAATGACATCTTGACGATCCCAGTCAACTTAGCTGGACTTCCAGGAATGTCATTACCAGCTGGTTTTGCTAACGGTCTTCCGATCGGGATGCAATTGATCGCCCCACAATTTAGAGAAGATACGCTGTATAAGGCAGGCTATGCTTTTGAGCAAGCAACTGACTTCCATAAACAAGTACCAATGATCGGAGGCAAAAACTAA
- the gatC gene encoding Asp-tRNA(Asn)/Glu-tRNA(Gln) amidotransferase subunit GatC: protein MAISANEVKHVASLAKLEFSTAELEKFTGQMDQIINMVQQLSEVDTTDVPVTTTVTDAFNVMREDLAVKGTDRELLMKNVPESKDGFIKVPAIIDESEEA from the coding sequence ATGGCGATCAGTGCAAATGAAGTCAAACACGTTGCAAGTCTGGCAAAACTTGAATTTAGCACCGCAGAATTAGAGAAATTTACAGGGCAAATGGATCAGATCATCAATATGGTCCAACAATTAAGCGAAGTTGATACGACAGATGTGCCAGTGACAACGACTGTGACAGATGCTTTTAATGTAATGCGAGAAGATCTGGCGGTCAAAGGAACAGACCGTGAATTATTAATGAAAAATGTTCCTGAAAGTAAAGATGGCTTTATCAAAGTTCCAGCTATCATTGATGAAAGTGAGGAAGCTTAG